In Vibrio bathopelagicus, the following are encoded in one genomic region:
- a CDS encoding glycine cleavage system protein R, producing MTQHLVITAVGTDRPGVCNQVVHLVTQSGCNIIDSRIALFGEEFTLIMLLSGKANNITRVETTLPLLGQEHDLITIMKRTSTHDVIANSYTVEVFVESEDKIGLTEQFTQFFADRNIGLDSLSARTINKSKVQLDNDQFHISITASVQSECNLMQLQEEFDALCQSLSVQGSLNFIKNSL from the coding sequence ATGACTCAACATCTAGTAATCACAGCTGTGGGCACTGATCGCCCAGGTGTATGTAACCAAGTGGTTCATTTGGTCACCCAATCAGGCTGTAACATTATTGATAGCCGTATCGCCCTATTCGGCGAAGAATTTACGCTTATCATGCTACTGTCTGGAAAGGCAAACAACATCACTCGTGTTGAAACCACTCTGCCTTTGCTTGGTCAAGAGCACGACTTGATTACGATAATGAAGCGCACCTCAACTCATGATGTGATTGCGAACTCTTATACCGTAGAGGTCTTCGTTGAGTCAGAAGATAAAATCGGCCTTACCGAGCAGTTCACTCAGTTCTTTGCTGACCGCAACATCGGACTCGACTCGCTGAGCGCCCGAACCATCAATAAGTCCAAGGTTCAGCTCGACAACGACCAATTCCATATCTCTATTACCGCTTCTGTGCAATCAGAATGTAATTTGATGCAGCTACAAGAAGAATTCGACGCGCTGTGTCAGAGCCTATCCGTACAAGGCTCGCTCAACTTTATCAAAAACAGTCTTTAA
- the bcp gene encoding thioredoxin-dependent thiol peroxidase, which translates to MNTLTAGVPAPAFSLPDQDGNIVSLGDFKGKKVLFYFYPKAMTPGCIVQAEGLRDIKAQLDDLNVVVLGVSVDPVKRLPNFVAKKSLNFTLLSDEDHSVAEQFGVWGEKKFMGKVYDGLHRISFLIDEEGQIEHVFNKFKTKTHHEVVLEYFNQEA; encoded by the coding sequence ATGAATACGCTAACGGCTGGTGTTCCAGCACCTGCTTTTTCTCTTCCAGATCAAGATGGCAATATCGTATCTCTTGGTGACTTCAAAGGTAAAAAAGTACTTTTCTACTTTTACCCAAAAGCAATGACTCCAGGTTGTATTGTGCAAGCAGAGGGCCTGCGTGATATCAAAGCACAGCTAGATGACCTAAACGTGGTTGTTTTAGGTGTGAGTGTTGATCCAGTAAAACGCCTACCTAACTTCGTTGCGAAAAAATCGCTTAACTTCACACTGCTGTCAGATGAAGACCACAGCGTGGCAGAGCAGTTTGGCGTTTGGGGTGAAAAGAAATTCATGGGTAAAGTATACGATGGTCTGCACCGTATTAGCTTCCTCATTGACGAAGAAGGTCAAATTGAACACGTCTTCAACAAGTTCAAGACTAAGACTCACCACGAAGTGGTTCTAGAGTACTTCAACCAAGAAGCCTAA